Proteins encoded in a region of the Candidatus Acidiferrales bacterium genome:
- a CDS encoding 30S ribosomal protein S1 — MSLGDSETEANPEAPAEMETSATEAPAKNPVTQTAAAEAAAAPAFVEEAAKEAAPEEAPAEAQAADMGELMEQMEVAAPSSEGAIVQGRVVEIREDVLVVDVGSKTEGTISRNEFLDSEGNLLVERGQEIPVLVESEDKEGNVRLSFSRARRRLAWEAIERSHRESISLTGRVVDKLKGGLAVDIGIKAFLPASHVDLRPVRNLDEWKGLEVDVRVIKLNRKRGNVVVSRRVILEEERDALRARLVEILEEGTIVNGKVKNVTDYGAFVDLGGLDGLLHVTDMSWGRVGKPSDVVQPGQDIEVVVLRFDREKGRVSLGLKQLQPDPWADAPDKYPIGERVQGKVVSVTDYGAFVELEPGVEGLVHISEMSWSKRAKHPSKIVSVGDAIEVVVLDVKPEERRIALGLKQTEPDPWALLAQKYPINSVIKGRVRNLTDFGAFVEVEEGIDGLIHVSDMSWTKRVKHPSEMLKKGDQVEARVLQIDVPHRRLSLGIKQLHDIWEGWFARNKVGDVVKGKVVRVTAFGAFIELEEGIEGLCHISEVHPASRGQRSERPAPAGRAERPEKIDLEVGQEYEFKIIKLNQMEHKIGLSYRAALNEAERKTIQQYRSSKSSSRATIGDMILSKRGGPLT; from the coding sequence ATGTCGTTGGGCGATTCGGAAACCGAGGCCAACCCGGAGGCTCCCGCCGAGATGGAAACTTCGGCGACTGAAGCACCGGCAAAAAATCCAGTAACTCAGACAGCCGCCGCCGAAGCTGCCGCCGCGCCTGCTTTTGTCGAAGAGGCCGCCAAGGAGGCAGCGCCGGAGGAGGCCCCGGCAGAAGCCCAGGCGGCCGACATGGGCGAGCTGATGGAGCAGATGGAAGTCGCTGCTCCCAGCTCAGAAGGCGCGATCGTCCAAGGCCGCGTGGTAGAGATTCGCGAAGATGTCCTCGTCGTGGACGTTGGCTCGAAGACCGAAGGCACCATCTCCCGCAACGAGTTCCTCGACTCCGAAGGCAACCTCCTTGTCGAACGGGGGCAGGAAATCCCCGTCCTGGTGGAATCCGAGGACAAAGAAGGCAATGTCCGGCTGAGCTTTTCGAGAGCGCGCCGGCGGCTTGCCTGGGAAGCCATTGAGCGTTCTCACCGGGAAAGCATTTCTCTCACCGGCCGCGTGGTGGACAAATTGAAGGGCGGCCTGGCGGTGGATATCGGCATCAAGGCATTTTTGCCGGCTTCGCACGTGGACCTGCGCCCGGTTCGGAACCTCGACGAGTGGAAGGGCCTGGAGGTGGATGTTCGCGTCATCAAGCTGAACCGCAAGCGCGGCAACGTGGTGGTCAGCCGGCGCGTCATCCTGGAGGAAGAACGCGACGCTTTGCGGGCGCGGCTGGTGGAAATTCTGGAAGAGGGCACAATCGTCAACGGCAAAGTGAAAAACGTCACCGACTACGGCGCCTTCGTGGATCTGGGCGGCCTGGACGGCTTGCTCCACGTGACGGACATGAGCTGGGGCCGGGTGGGCAAGCCTTCCGATGTGGTTCAGCCGGGACAGGACATTGAAGTGGTAGTTCTCAGGTTCGACCGGGAAAAGGGGCGCGTTTCGCTCGGCCTGAAGCAGCTTCAGCCCGATCCCTGGGCGGATGCCCCCGACAAGTATCCGATCGGCGAGCGAGTGCAAGGCAAGGTGGTCAGCGTGACCGACTACGGCGCTTTTGTCGAGCTCGAGCCGGGGGTGGAAGGCCTGGTGCACATTTCGGAAATGAGCTGGTCAAAACGCGCCAAGCATCCCTCCAAGATTGTTTCGGTCGGCGATGCGATTGAGGTGGTCGTGCTCGACGTCAAGCCGGAGGAGCGGCGTATTGCGCTCGGACTCAAACAAACCGAGCCTGACCCCTGGGCACTGCTGGCGCAAAAATATCCCATCAACTCGGTCATCAAGGGCCGGGTTCGCAACCTGACCGATTTTGGCGCGTTTGTCGAGGTGGAGGAGGGCATCGACGGGCTCATTCATGTTTCCGATATGAGCTGGACGAAGCGCGTCAAACATCCCTCGGAAATGCTCAAGAAGGGCGACCAGGTCGAAGCCAGGGTTTTGCAGATTGACGTTCCCCATCGCCGCCTCTCGCTCGGCATCAAGCAATTGCATGACATCTGGGAAGGCTGGTTCGCCCGGAACAAGGTGGGCGACGTGGTGAAGGGCAAGGTGGTGCGAGTGACCGCCTTTGGCGCTTTCATCGAGCTGGAAGAGGGCATCGAAGGCCTTTGCCATATCTCCGAAGTCCACCCCGCATCGCGGGGCCAGCGGAGCGAAAGACCAGCTCCGGCGGGCCGGGCCGAGCGGCCAGAAAAGATTGACCTGGAAGTCGGGCAGGAGTATGAATTCAAGATCATCAAGCTTAACCAGATGGAGCACAAAATCGGGTTGAGCTATCGGGCCGCGTTGAACGAGGCCGAACGGAAGACGATTCAGCAATATCGTTCCTCGAAATCTTCTTCCCGCGCCACCATCGGCGACATGATTCTTTCCAAGCGCGGCGGGCCCCTGACTTAA
- a CDS encoding ATP-binding protein, with protein MPVPMHRDFGTLLSMAATCPICEGTGWKPQESGGVRRMVLCDCQAEQRAVRRLASIRIPSRYEHCDFDNFETDIYEKPEEQSNRSLQQAKLTLQRYAADYPAHVDYGLLLMGPCGVGKTHLGVAALLALAAKGHDCLFYDFRELLKEIQNSYNPISQTTETQVLEPVLLAEVLLLDDLGAIKPSAWVQDIVGHILNTRYNEKRATLMTTNFLDRPALRDAETLRFPSGQPTPRTEDSLADRIGERVRSRLYEMCRVVEITAPDYRQRVRQAQYR; from the coding sequence TTGCCCGTCCCGATGCATCGGGACTTCGGCACTCTCCTCTCCATGGCCGCCACTTGCCCCATCTGCGAAGGCACCGGCTGGAAGCCTCAAGAAAGCGGCGGGGTGCGCCGCATGGTTCTCTGCGATTGCCAGGCCGAGCAGCGGGCCGTCCGGCGGCTCGCCAGTATTCGGATTCCGAGCCGCTACGAACACTGCGACTTTGACAATTTTGAAACTGACATCTACGAAAAGCCTGAAGAGCAGTCGAACCGCAGTTTGCAGCAGGCAAAGTTGACGCTCCAGCGCTACGCGGCCGACTATCCCGCTCACGTGGACTACGGCCTGCTCCTGATGGGCCCCTGCGGGGTGGGCAAGACACACCTCGGAGTGGCGGCATTGTTGGCGCTTGCCGCTAAAGGGCATGATTGCCTCTTCTACGATTTCCGGGAATTGCTCAAGGAGATCCAGAACAGTTACAACCCTATTTCGCAAACCACCGAGACGCAGGTGCTCGAGCCGGTGTTGCTGGCGGAGGTGTTGCTTCTGGATGACCTGGGCGCCATCAAACCGTCTGCTTGGGTGCAAGATATTGTCGGGCATATCTTGAACACTCGCTACAACGAAAAGCGCGCAACTCTCATGACCACGAACTTCCTCGATCGTCCCGCTTTGCGGGATGCCGAAACGCTCAGGTTTCCTTCCGGCCAGCCGACGCCCCGCACGGAAGATTCTCTCGCCGACCGCATCGGCGAGCGCGTCCGATCACGTCTTTACGAGATGTGCCGGGTGGTGGAGATCACCGCCCCCGACTATCGGCAGCGAGTGAGGCAAGCGCAGTATCGGTGA
- a CDS encoding glucoamylase family protein codes for MGCSTASSKVTRREMLAVIGKTAVACPVLALGLSRLSCGGGTKPGVNPPGDGYPGTDEQLLDEIERAGFLFFWEQADPSTGQIKDRSRADGNDTRDISSIAATGFGLTGLCIADSRGYAPTTQLRDRVRTTLDFLANQMPHVNGFFYHMVDMNTGARAWQSELSSIDSAILLCGVLTCRQHFNTTTEIVNLATQIYQRFDFNWMLNGGPTLSMGWTPESEFLPYRWDTYSELMMLYLQAIGSTTFPIPASSWDAWARPTLSYQGLTYISPNAPLFVHQYSHAWIDFRNRRDAYADYFQNSATATQAHKLFCLSLRSQFAHYSDDLWGITASDSVNGYVVWGGPPAIGPIDGTVVPCATAGSLPFVFAETMRVLRNIRLNYPNAWRRYGFVDAFNPARNWYNPDVIGINQGITMLMAENARTRFVWNTFMKNAEIQDAMTKVGFRPA; via the coding sequence ATGGGATGCTCCACAGCGTCGAGTAAAGTCACGCGGCGCGAGATGCTTGCAGTTATCGGCAAGACGGCAGTCGCTTGCCCTGTCCTGGCTCTCGGTTTGTCACGACTCTCCTGTGGCGGTGGGACCAAGCCCGGAGTAAACCCTCCTGGAGATGGATACCCGGGGACAGATGAGCAACTCCTTGATGAGATCGAACGGGCAGGCTTTCTCTTCTTTTGGGAGCAGGCCGATCCCTCCACTGGCCAGATAAAGGATCGCTCCCGAGCGGATGGTAACGATACCAGGGATATTTCCAGCATCGCGGCAACGGGATTCGGGCTGACGGGGCTTTGCATTGCCGACAGCCGCGGCTATGCCCCCACCACCCAGCTTCGGGATCGAGTTCGCACGACTTTGGATTTCCTTGCCAACCAGATGCCGCATGTGAACGGGTTCTTCTACCACATGGTGGACATGAACACGGGCGCCCGCGCGTGGCAATCCGAACTTTCTTCCATTGACAGTGCGATTCTCTTGTGCGGCGTGCTGACCTGCCGACAGCATTTCAACACAACAACAGAAATCGTGAACCTGGCCACGCAGATCTACCAGCGGTTCGATTTCAACTGGATGCTCAACGGCGGTCCAACATTGTCCATGGGCTGGACACCGGAAAGCGAATTTCTTCCTTACCGATGGGACACCTACTCCGAACTGATGATGCTGTACCTGCAAGCGATCGGCTCAACGACATTTCCCATTCCCGCTTCGAGTTGGGACGCCTGGGCGCGGCCCACGCTCTCCTACCAGGGGCTGACCTACATCTCACCGAATGCGCCGCTCTTTGTTCACCAGTATTCGCACGCATGGATTGATTTCCGCAACAGGCGCGACGCCTACGCCGACTATTTCCAGAATTCCGCCACAGCCACACAGGCCCACAAGCTCTTCTGCCTCTCCCTGCGCAGCCAGTTCGCCCACTATTCCGATGATCTCTGGGGCATCACCGCGTCGGATTCGGTGAACGGGTACGTGGTGTGGGGCGGGCCTCCGGCAATCGGGCCCATCGACGGAACGGTGGTACCCTGTGCCACGGCCGGTTCGTTACCCTTCGTGTTTGCGGAGACGATGCGTGTGCTACGCAATATCCGCCTGAACTACCCCAATGCGTGGCGGCGCTATGGCTTCGTGGACGCGTTCAATCCGGCGAGGAACTGGTACAACCCGGATGTGATTGGCATTAACCAAGGCATTACCATGCTGATGGCGGAGAATGCGCGCACCCGCTTTGTCTGGAACACTTTTATGAAGAATGCGGAAATCCAAGATGCGATGACCAAGGTGGGATTCCGACCGGCCTAG